A window from Fragaria vesca subsp. vesca linkage group LG5, FraVesHawaii_1.0, whole genome shotgun sequence encodes these proteins:
- the LOC101310121 gene encoding sucrose transport protein SUC2-like has translation MDIESMNSSRPVSSKMKMILVSSIAAGVQFGWALQLSLLTPYVQQLGVPHKWSSAVWLCGPISGLVVQPIVGYYSDRCKSRFGRRRPFIVAGVALVAIAVFLIGYAADIGVACGDSLDKLTKPRAVAVFVVGFWMLDVANNMLQGPCRALLADMSGSDNKKMSTAMAWFSFFMAVGNVLGYAAGSLKSLHKMFPFTVTKACDIYCANLKSCFFIAIALLALLTVLAMVFVREDTMEDHREEEKAGEGGGVAFLREIKGAFKELKKPMWILLLVTCLNWIAWFGFLLFDTDWMGKEVYGGEVGKGHLYDMGVRAGSLGLMLNSIVLGLMSLGIVYLVRRDGANLLWGVVNFLLAICLVMTVLVTKLAQKHRHASLPPPAGVKAGALLIFAVLGIPQAVTFSIPFTMASIFCSDSGGGQGLSLGVLNVAIALPQMFVSLVSGPLDAAFGGGNLPAFVLGAVAAVISGILALTYLPSPQPDDRTNENNVLDVVV, from the coding sequence ATGGATATTGAGAGCATGAACTCGTCAAGGCCGGTAAGTAGTAAGATGAAGATGATTCTGGTGTCATCCATCGCTGCCGGAGTGCAATTTGGCTGGGCGTTGCAGTTGTCCTTGCTAACACCCTACGTGCAGCAACTGGGGGTCCCACACAAATGGTCCTCCGCCGTCTGGCTGTGCGGGCCCATTTCTGGTTTGGTGGTGCAACCCATCGTGGGTTACTATAGCGACCGTTGCAAATCTCGCTTCGGTCGCCGCCGACCATTCATAGTGGCAGGTGTTGCGCTCGTTGCCATCGCCGTCTTCCTCATTGGATACGCCGCCGATATAGGCGTTGCTTGCGGCGATTCCTTGGACAAACTTACAAAGCCAAGAGCCGTCGCTGTGTTTGTGGTCGGGTTCTGGATGTTGGACGTGGCTAACAACATGTTACAAGGCCCATGTCGAGCTCTTTTAGCCGACATGTCCGGTTCCGACAATAAGAAGATGAGCACAGCCATGGCATGGTTCTCATTCTTCATGGCTGTGGGAAACGTGCTTGGCTACGCTGCCGGATCGTTAAAAAGTCTCCACAAGATGTTCCCTTTCACCGTAACCAAAGCCTGTGATATCTACTGTGCAAATCTCAAGAGCTGTTTTTTCATAGCCATTGCTTTACTTGCATTACTTACCGTGTTGGCTATGGTGTTCGTACGTGAGGACACAATGGAGGATCATCGTGAAGAAGAGAAAGCAGGCGAGGGAGGAGGAGTCGCGTTCTTGAGAGAAATCAAGGGTGCTTTTAAAGAGTTGAAGAAGCCGATGTGGATCTTGCTTTTGGTCACTTGCTTGAACTGGATTGCATGGTTCGGATTCTTACTATTCGACACAGATTGGATGGGGAAAGAGGTGTACGGAGGTGAGGTCGGGAAAGGACATCTGTATGATATGGGAGTTAGGGCTGGTTCACTAGGGCTCATGCTAAACTCCATCGTGTTGGGACTCATGTCTCTTGGGATTGTCTACTTGGTTCGCAGAGATGGGGCTAATCTACTTTGGGGAGTCGTCAACTTTCTACTAGCCATTTGCCTGGTCATGACCGTATTGGTCACTAAGTTGGCTCAGAAGCATCGACATGCATCGCTGCCGCCCCCTGCCGGTGTCAAGGCCGGGGCGTTGCTTATATTCGCGGTGTTGGGGATACCGCAAGCGGTGACCTTCAGCATTCCCTTCACCATGGCCTCCATATTTTGCAGCGACTCCGGCGGAGGACAAGGGCTTTCGTTGGGAGTTTTGAATGTTGCAATTGCACTACCACAAATGTTTGTATCTCTAGTAAGCGGACCGTTGGATGCTGCTTTCGGAGGTGGTAACTTACCGGCGTTTGTGTTGGGAGCCGTTGCTGCTGTTATAAGTGGAATATTGGCCTTGACTTATCTTCCGTCTCCTCAACCTGATGATCGTACAAATGAAAACAACGTTTTAGATGTTGTAGTATAG